From a region of the Salmo trutta chromosome 10, fSalTru1.1, whole genome shotgun sequence genome:
- the LOC115201100 gene encoding somatostatin receptor type 2-like: protein MDSSFTSEMFYNAGSIAAPTASYLDEDTYLQEDLDVFSVTMAVLYLVVCIVGLAGNTLVIVAILKLDKMASATTVYIFNLALADALFMVGLPFIAIQNFQNHWAFGDLACKLVMVLDGINQFTSVFCLTVMSIDRYMALVDPLRFARWRTPRRAKIVSGFLWLFSLLPVLPMAIHFSARDGLCTVDPHVASDSWWLAFLSYTFVLGFALPSLVMTVSYTALVVTLRTHRCQASSPSQESHCLETQVTKMVVAVVLVFGVCWLPFYTFNFCSLYRMDLVLTFARGFEFVVLLSYSWSCANPILYACLSESFGRHFLTLLCPTKRSPSVHCNPDTERYDLSDTSGRDISVVA, encoded by the coding sequence ATGGACTCCTCATTCACCTCAGAGATGTTTTACAATGCGGGGTCGATCGCAGCCCCCACCGCCAGTTACCTGGATGAGGATACCTATCTGCAGGAGGATCTGGATGTGTTCAGTGTGACCATGGCTGTTCTCTACCTGGTTGTGTGCATCGTAGGGCTGGCCGGGAACACCCTGGTCATCGTGGCCATCTTAAAGCTGGACAAGATGGCTTCCGCCACCACGGTCTACATCTTTAACCTGGCCTTGGCCGATGCCCTCTTCATGGTGGGCCTCCCCTTTATCGCCATCCAGAACTTCCAGAACCACTGGGCCTTCGGGGACCTGGCCTGCAAGCTGGTCATGGTCCTGGACGGCATCAACCAGTTCACCAGCGTCTTCTGCCTGACCGTGATGAGTATTGACCGTTACATGGCGCTGGTCGACCCACTGCGGTTCGCCCGCTGGCGCACGCCCAGGCGGGCCAAGATTGTCAGCGGCTTCCTGTGGCTGTTTTCTCTGCTGCCTGTCCTCCCTATGGCCATTCACTTCTCGGCCAGGGACGGCCTGTGTACGGTGGACCCCCACGTGGCCTCTGACTCCTGGTGGCTGGCCTTCCTCAGCTACACCTTTGTCCTGGGCTTCGCTCTGCCCTCCCTGGTCATGACTGTCTCCTACACTGCCCTGGTGGTCACCCTGAGGACTCACCGTTGCCAGGCCAGCTCCCCAAGCCAGGAGAGCCATTGCCTAGAGACCCAGGTTACCAAGATGGTGGTGGCGGTGGTGCTGGTGTTCGGCGTGTGCTGGCTGCCTTTCTACACCTTCAACTTCTGCTCGCTCTACCGTATGGACCTGGTGCTGACCTTCGCCAGGGGTTTTGAGTTTGTGGTGCTGCTGTCTTACTCCTGGAGCTGTGCCAACCCCATCCTGTACGCCTGCCTCTCCGAATCCTTTGGACGCCACTTCCTCACCCTCCTCTGCCCCACCAAAAGGTCTCCCAGCGTGCACTGCAACCCTGACACGGAGCGCTATGACCTCAGTGACACGAGCGGGAGGGACATCAGTGTGGTGGCGTAG